CAGATTCTCATCAACTAAAATCTATTAAACTGCAACAGTCTCTAGTTGATTTACCTCACATCAGTACTTTCCTCCCTTCAATTACCCCCATCATATCaatgttttttatgttttcctaAATATAGCACTTTATCAACTCACTCTCTTATTGAAAAATGCAAAGCTTCCTCATTCAGGTCCTGACATCTTACTATAGACTGCCACTCCATCATTGCCCCAAACCATCCTTCTTACAGATGTCCTCTTCCCCTTGCTCAGGTTCCAATATCCTACTCCAGGTTACTACCACTGCTGCTCTTCAAACAGGTAtactcaccaccaccacccccaacatCCACCTCTCCCTGGGACCTAATAACCTCACTGGATATAAGAATGGGTTTGGATTACAACACTCCATGCTGGGCAGCCACCACTGCCCCCTTAAATGTACTCCTTCTTCACCCTGCCTTGGATCCAACACCTATACCAGACTATCCCTTGACTTTAAAATATGGCAACTGCCTCAGTTTAATCACCACATGCAAGATCTTCCCATGACAAAGTTCAAGCTTTTGGACATCCTGgattctaaagaaagaaaatggtgaaaaatcagaatgaagggaagggaaatgggACGATAACAAAGATAACCTTTGTCTATTTTGACTTTATCCTGTATCATATCTATGCTCAAAAAAGGAGCAGAAATTCTTTGCTCCCTTCCTACTTAGAACCCCAAGTTTACACTAGTATTATGAGGTTGATTTCATTCTGATCatttaaacattgtttttatgAGAAAATGCACTTCAAGTTGTAATAAACTAATataaagattaattaaaaaaaaaatcagggatccctgggtggctcagcagtttagcacctgcctttggcccagggcatgatcctgtagtcccaggatcgagtcccacatcgggctccctgcatggagcctgcttctccctctgcctgtctctgcctatctctctctctctctctctctctctcatgaataaataaataaaacttaaaaaaaataaaattaaattaaaaaccacaCTTTCCTTaagtttcaataaaacttttacTTAACTATTTTATTGAAAGTAGTTCAAaatcagtttgtttttatttttcaaaatcagttttAAGTGGCAGATTATTTCCACTAAGTAAAGCAGGGTAAGGCATGCCCACATAGGAAATAATTTtgtacaatattaaaaataactctgAAAAATACATACTTAAAACATACTTACATTCACATGATATTTGATATAATAATGAACAATCCAGGCAGGTATAAGTACATGAGTAAAAGCAAAGATACTGTGTCGGTATACCTTGTAAATCTGGGGAGAAAAGAAACATACATGATCAGGtatctcatttttttatgtttgtggCAGAAAAAATGCATCAATGATATAATaatttcatgattatttttaaatgtctacttGCTATATATTTCCTTACAGTCTGTAAGTAACCTCActcatttaagtatttttattaaacaaaGGACCAGCTAGGGCATACCTACAGAGTTCAGAGCAAACAAGGCTCAAGACAATTACTATTTTGCAAAGCTACAGTAAGGTattcatagatatatatatatagatatagatatgtatgTCATAGATATGTATGTCATagacatgtatatacatatatgtatgtattttaaagactttttaaaatgtccttattATAAGTTTACTAAAGATAAACATggcataaataatgaaaaaataactttaaccAATTTAATTAGAATAATCAAACCTACAGAATTTTTCAGATAAAGTCAACCCCCTAATTTACCAATTTCAGATACAATCAACATCACTTGCACCATTCTAGGTATAAGGCACAACCCTGAGCACACCAAAGCTTGAAAAAGAACGTTTTACATACTGGAATAGATAGAGGTGTTCCAAGCTCACTTTGAGATGCTTTCAagtacactatttttaaaaagaaaggtaaaatagaactaaaaatgGAACCTTCATGAGGCAGCCAATTTGACTGAAACGTACCTATATTACCAGGGATAACTAGACCCTAGGTGCTATAGTATATATGATTATAGAaggaaaattaactcaaagtatggaaaaacagactaaaataattatttacttcCTTATATCACTGGCTGTTGGGTGGGATGTCCGCTTTCAACCAGTAGCTGCCAAAATCAACAATGTCAGGGATAATGTCAGGGATACAAAAGGTGACAGCAAAGTTGAATTAGAGTTTAATTTTACCACCATAAATAAGTATCTAATACCACTTTCTCAGAAAAATTTGCACAAGACTTGGTAGCACAGTAAGAAAGTAGATACACTTGGATCTCAATGTGAACTCCTTCAACTCCTAACTCTGTGACCACCAATAAATCACTCAATTTTTGTAGGTCTCATTTTCTACTACACATTTAAATTAAGGATTTGGAGTAGTTTCTACCTTACAGAAGTAAAGAATTAAATAAAGTAACACATGTCACACCCTCAGCAAAATGCAGGGCAGAAAGTAAGTACTCAAGTGTTACTTAATAGTGTCACTACCATTATTATTAGTCAATGTCGTGGCTTGTTGAAAGCAATTTTGAGATAAGAGTGTTCATCACTTAAATTGATGTAATTTAATGACCTAAGAAAATGTCCAGAGACCCTGAAAATAAAGACAGCTCTTAAATGAGTGACTTTCTGTAGTGTAAAGCCCAGAAATGTCACTTTTAAATTAAACAGTGTGTTAAAAGTACATAGTGGTAGTTCAGAAAGGTGGTTCTTGAATATTACTCATTAAGCATACCACCATCTTTTATGGTGATCACATGGGGTTAGATGACCAGTTAGAGGCTCCTTGTGTCTTCTAGTAGTTGAGTGTAGTGTTATCCTCTATAACCTCAACCTTAAAAAGCAGATAGGTGTTCTTAAATAACTAAAGTTACAGAATTTTCACTCAAGTGAATCCTTCTATCATTCTGCAAAACCTAAGCAAAGATTTGCCTCTttaagaatatccactggaaaaaggacagtctcttcaataaatggtgctgagaaaattggacagccacgtgcagaagaatgaaaccagaccattctcctacaccatacacaaagataaactcaaaatgaatgaaagatctaaatgtgagacaagaatccatcaaagtcctagagaagaacacaggcaacaccctttttgaacctggccacagcaacttcttgcaagatacacctatgaaggcaagggaaacaaaagcaaaaatgaattattgggacttaataaaaagcttctgcacagcaaaagaaacagccaacaaaactaaaagacaacctacagaatcggagaaggtatttgcaaatgacatatcagataaagggctagtatccaaaatctataaagaacttattaaattcaacacccaagaaacaaacaatccaatcatgaaataggcaaaagatatgaacataaatttcaccaaggaagacatggacatggccaacaagcacatgagtaAATGCTCggaatcacttgccatcagggaaacacaaatcaaaaccacaatgagataccacctcacaccagtgagaatggggaaaattaacaagacaggaaaccacaaatgttggagaggatgtggagaaaggggaaccctcttacactgttggtgggaatgtgaactggtgcagccactctggaaaactgtgtggaggttcctcaaagagttaaaaatagacctgccctacgacccagcaattgcactgctggggatttaccccaaagatacagatgcagtgaaacaacGGGACACCTggaccccgatgtttctagcagcaatgtccacaatagccaaactgtggaaggagcctcggtgtccatcgaaagatgatggataaagatgtggtttatgtatacaatggaatattcctcagccattagaaccaacgaaaacccaccatttgcttcaatgtggatggaagtggagggtgttatgctgagtgaagtaggccaatcggagaaggacaaacattatatggtgtcactcatatggggaatatgagaaatagcgaaagggattataagggaaaggaggggaactgtgtgggaaaaattagagggagacaaaccatgagagactcctaactctgggaaacgaacctaGGGTGcgtgaggtgggcggggggcgggggtggctgggtgacggcactgaggggggcacttgatgggatgagcactgggtgttatactctgttggcaaattgaacttccataaaaacaaatgggaaaaaaaaaaaaaaagagtcgccTCCTTCTCGTCACACTTGACAGCGACAGGGCAGGGCTCTGCCAAAGCTCCAAGTGCTCCTGAACTCCAGAGCTTCCAGCCCAGGACTCTCGGGACAAGTGAGCGAACCTGCTAAGCCTAAGTCCCGGTTGAACCTGGTTCTCCTCCAAGGAACCGCCTGGCCTTGCCGGCCCAGAGTGATGTCAGTCCCTGGTGTGGCCACAACGGGCAGGAGGCGCCCAGCAGCCAGGCTGGGGGTCGCAGCAGGGCGCGAGCATCAGCGCCGGGGAGGCCCCTCACTCACCACGTTCTTCCAGGGGGTCTGGTCCCGCAAAAACTTATTCCAAAATTTCTCCATAGGCCACACCCGCTGCGGGGGCAGCACCGGCTCCCGGGGGCTCAGCTCCTGGTCCTTTAGCCATCGCCTTCTCAGCTGTTGGAGCTGCTGCAGACGAAGCTTCTCGTCTGGCGTGTACCCCGCCATGTCGCCGCCGGCACCAAGGCAGGACCGGGCGCGTCCCCGGCCAGCGTCAGGTCACTTAGGCGCGCAGCCAGCCCCGCTCCGAGGCGACCTTGCGAGGACGCCGGGAGCGGCGCGCCATTATGACGTCACCacgctcctgcccctgcccctgccgctgcccctgccccggcTGCAATCTGCGCGCGGCGGCTGGGCTTGCGCAGTGTCTCCGCGGCGATTACCCGCGAGCGGGGTGGCGGCGCGTCTTAGCTGTGGGAGAAGGCGAGGCCGCGTGACCGGAAGAAGGAAGCAGGGGAGGTCCCAGGTCGGAGTGGCGTGCTCGGCCCTGGGAGGACGAGGGTGTGATCCGATGAATGTGAGGTCCAAATGCAGATTCTTCAGCCCCTCGCCCGCCTTGGTGCTCCTCTTCCCCCGACCTGGAGAATGCGGAGGACGGTACTTCCAAGTTTACGCCCCCAGCTGTGTGAGTAACTAGTAAAGTGACCTTGGGCAGTCTCAGTCCGCTCCCTCATCTGGACGGCGGAGGCAGAAAGAGTAGCTAAATGTCTAACAGAATTTGGCACATTCATgctttgacccagcaatcccacgtCGAGGACTCTATCCCAAAGATACGgtggtaaaaatatgaaaagaatatgCAGGCATATTCACTGAAGCACTATTTACAATCAGATGCTGGAGATTATCCCCAAATTCCTCAATAGTGGACTGGTTGAATGAATTATGGTGCAACACTGGAATGAGGTGCTCTATATGCAACCGTGGAATGATCTCTAGAATATATTCAGTGAAAGAAAACTAAGTGGAGGGAAGTGTATATAGTATGCTACCTTTTATCCCAAAAGAGAAGAGTGGTAGTAatactaaatatacatatatgtttgcttatattttaaaaataaaaggaaggaaactattgttttgttttaaaatgctaCCAGTAGGGGAGGAAAGGGAATAGGAGAGAGGAGACAGGGATAGAAGGTAGGCGTCTCTGAATATATCCTATGTAACCGATTTAGTCTAAAgcaatgtaaacattttattataaaacaattaaatttacaaaatctCCTCtagaaatcaaaagtaaaaatacatgaaTCTAACTGATCTGCTACATGGCATAACCTCCAGAACACACACCATTTCAATTAGTTTAATCCATCAAATTACTATACATCTGTATAGAGAGAGACACctcaaagaaaaaggaactgCCAAAAAAGAATCTTAAACTGTTTTAGGTAATTATATTGTTGGTAGTGGTGGTATTATTAATCTGAcactgaaaataaacatttacgCTGGAATTATTTTAATAGGAGAAACGAGACACAAATGTAAATTGCACGACTTTAAGTAAAAACTTTGAAGTCCTGAATTTGAATCGAGAGACTCAGTAACAACTCATgatgtattttatctttaaacatatttattatttatcctaGCTCTGCCCATTGAAATGGCCCCAAAACAACGGCCAATCCAGTAACGATGAACATATCTAGCTCCTAGATTGtgatttctaaataccatttcccaTTAGAAGGAGCCAGGACTCCTGAGAACTGCAGATGTTTGCAGTTCTCAAACATTTTGCTTCTCAAATTTctttaaactcttaaaaactaTCGAGgatcccaaagagcttttgtgTGCATGGGTTATACCTACTGATGTTTACTGcgttagaaattaaaacagattttaaaataacaaaatatccattaacaaaaattattttgtgagAAGAGGgccatcattttacatttttgtctgGGCCAATAAATGacagcagaatttttaaaaccacttcTATATTCAGTCATAATATCATGCACCAGGTAGCCCTTGGGAAACTATATATACATTTGTGAGAGACTGAAAATTTAAAAGGGCCAAGCATCTTAGTATTAGTAGGAAAATAATTCTGGTCTCACAGACCCCATGAAAGGATCACAGGGACTCGGaggggtctccagatcacactttgagaacca
This sequence is a window from Canis aureus isolate CA01 chromosome 10, VMU_Caureus_v.1.0, whole genome shotgun sequence. Protein-coding genes within it:
- the LOC144322345 gene encoding uncharacterized protein LOC144322345 isoform X4 — translated: MSPPAPRQDRARPRPASGHLGAQPAPLRGDLARTPGAARHYDVTTLLPLPLPLPLPRLQSARGGWACAVSPRRLPASGVAARLSCGRRRGRVTGRRKQGRSQVGVACSALGGRGCDPMNVRSKCRFFSPSPALVLLFPRPGECGGRYFQVYAPSCP
- the LOC144322345 gene encoding uncharacterized protein LOC144322345 isoform X1; the encoded protein is MSPPAPRQDRARPRPASGHLGAQPAPLRGDLARTPGAARHYDVTTLLPLPLPLPLPRLQSARGGWACAVSPRRLPASGVAARLSCGRRRGRVTGRRKQGRSQVGVACSALGGRGCDPMNVRSKCRFFSPSPALVLLFPRPGECGGRYFQVYAPSCVYNTQIVCF
- the LOC144322345 gene encoding uncharacterized protein LOC144322345 isoform X3, with amino-acid sequence MSPPAPRQDRARPRPASGHLGAQPAPLRGDLARTPGAARHYDVTTLLPLPLPLPLPRLQSARGGWACAVSPRRLPASGVAARLSCGRRRGRVTGRRKQGRSQVGVACSALGGRGCDPMNVRSKCRFFSPSPALVLLFPRPGECGGRYFQVYAPSCII
- the LOC144322345 gene encoding uncharacterized protein LOC144322345 isoform X2 codes for the protein MSPPAPRQDRARPRPASGHLGAQPAPLRGDLARTPGAARHYDVTTLLPLPLPLPLPRLQSARGGWACAVSPRRLPASGVAARLSCGRRRGRVTGRRKQGRSQVGVACSALGGRGCDPMNVRSKCRFFSPSPALVLLFPRPGECGGRYFQVYAPSCQNARRET
- the NDUFB6 gene encoding NADH dehydrogenase [ubiquinone] 1 beta subcomplex subunit 6, whose protein sequence is MAGYTPDEKLRLQQLQQLRRRWLKDQELSPREPVLPPQRVWPMEKFWNKFLRDQTPWKNVIYKVYRHSIFAFTHVLIPAWIVHYYIKYHVNAKPYAIVERKPRIFPGDIILETGEVIPPMKEFPDQHH